Proteins found in one Panicum hallii strain FIL2 chromosome 4, PHallii_v3.1, whole genome shotgun sequence genomic segment:
- the LOC112890050 gene encoding uncharacterized protein LOC112890050 — protein sequence MAPRNRASSRRPLWIIVLIAFVCAVAIGAYLYTPRHYTACYLVPSEACDSRPPPEPARVYTDDEIAARAIMRDIIRARPVQSKNPKIAFMFLTPSSLPFEKLWEKFFMGHEDRYSIYVHASRDRSIHSSPIFAGRDIRSEKVIWGTISMVDAEKRLLAHAVQDPENQHFVLLSESCVPLHNFDYIYSYLMETNVSFVDCFDDPGPHGAGRYSDHMLPEIVKRDWRKGAQWFTVKRQHAVLILADTLYYGKFKRYCKPGNEWHNCYSDEHYLPTLFNMADPTGIANWSVTHVDWSEGKWHPKAYRAVDTSFELLKNISSIDESVHVSSNAKHVAQRRPCMWNGMKRPCYLFARKFYPEALDNLMNIFSNFTII from the exons ATGGCACCACGCAATAGGGCTTCATCTAGAAGGCCTCTCTGGATCATCGTCTTGATTGCTTTTGTCTGTGCGGTAGCCATCGGAGCCTATCTTTATACTCCACGGCATTACACAGCATGTTATCTGGTACCATCAGAAGCCTGCGAttctcggcctcctccagaaccTGCTAGGGTATACACTGATGATGAGATCGCTGCTCGTGCTATCATGAGAGACATCATTCGGGCACGGCCGGTGCAGTCAAAGAATCCAAAAATTGCTTTCATGTTCTTGACACCCAGCTCATTGCCTTTTGAGAAGCTCTGGGAAAAGTTCTTCATG GGACATGAAGACAGATACTCCATATATGTACATGCATCAAGAGATAGGTCGATTCATTCAAGTCCAATATTTGCTGGCAGGGATATTCGAAGTGAAAAG GTAATCTGGGGTACCATTTCTATGGTTGATGCTGAAAAGAGGCTCTTGGCTCATGCCGTACAAGATCCTGAAAACCAGCATTTTGTCTTGCTTTCTGAGAG TTGTGTGCCACTTCATAACTTTGATTATATATATAGTTATCTCATGGAGACAAATGTCAGCTTTGTTGACTG TTTTGACGATCCTGGTCCACATGGAGCTGGTAGATATTCTGACCATATGCTACCTGAAATTGTGAAGAGAGATTGGAGAAAAGGTGCACAG TGGTTCACAGTGAAACGGCAGCATGCAGTTCTTATTCTCGCTGACACCCTTTACTATGGGAAGTTCAAGCGCTACTGTAAG CCAGGCAATGAATGGCACAACTGCTATTCTGATGAGCACTACTTGCCAACTCTCTTTAAT ATGGCTGATCCGACTGGAATTGCAAATTGGTCAGTGACACATGTAGATTGGTCCGAAGGGAAATGGCATCCTAAAGCCTATAGGGCTGTTGATACAAGCTTCGAGCTGCTCAAGAACATCTCA TCCATTGATGAGAGCGTTCACGTTAGCAGCAATGCAAAG CATGTAGCGCAGAGAAGACCGTGCATGTGGAACGGCATGAAGCGGCCCTGCTACCTGTTCGCACGCAAGTTCTATCCCGAGGCCCTCGACAACCTGATGAACATATTCTCAAATTTCACCATCATCTGA
- the LOC112889952 gene encoding uncharacterized protein LOC112889952 has product MGCGFSSPASASLRPCAGVRVIHTNGYVEDFLGPGVVTVAHVTGCYGDASAGKGPAASSPSPPRYVLCSSAHLLQPGRGPFRPDDPLQPGTVYFLLPHSVFQSESSAVDLACLMNRLTALARKGGATAAPAPNPVEALFTAAAPAPAPPRGAKEPAAAPARPAPWRPRLDRIDESIGRASMRSVSSRSACSEA; this is encoded by the coding sequence ATGGGCTGCGgcttctcgtcgccggcgtcggcgtcgcTGCGCCCGTGCGCGGGGGTCCGCGTCATCCACACCAACGGCTACGTCGAGGACTTCCTCGGCCCCGGCGTCGTCACCGTCGCGCACGTCACCGGCTGCTACGGCGACGCCTCCGCCGGCAAGggccccgccgcctcctccccgtCCCCGCCGCGCTACGTGCTGTGCTCGTCGGCGCACCTGCTGCAGCCCGGGCGGGGGCCCTTCCGCCCCGACGACCCGCTCCAGCCGGGCACCGTCTACTTCCTGCTCCCGCACTCGGTGTTCCAGTCCGAGTCCTCCGCCGTCGACCTCGCCTGCCTCATGAACCGCCTCACGGCCCTCGCGCGCAAGGGTggcgccaccgccgcgcccgcgcccaaCCCCGTCGAGGCGCtcttcaccgccgccgcgccagcgCCAGCGCCACCGCGGGGGGCCAAGgagcccgccgcggcgccggcgcggcccgCGCCCTGGAGGCCCCGCCTCGACCGGATCGATGAGTCCATCGGCCGCGCCTCCATGCGCAGCGTGTCCAGCCGCAGCGCCTGCAGCGAGGCGTGA
- the LOC112888693 gene encoding cadmium/zinc-transporting ATPase HMA2-like isoform X3: protein MSSLMSMTPQKAVLAETGQVVAAQDVKVNTVIAVKAGEVIPIDGVVADGRSEVDESTLTGESFPVAKQPESQVWAGTLNIDGYIAVRTTAMADNSAVAKMARLVEEAQNSRSNTQRLIDTCAKYYTPAVVVMAAAVAVIPVVIRAHNLKHMFQLALVLLVSACPCALVLSTPVATFCALLTAARTGLLIKGGDVLESLAKIKIAAFDKTGTITRGEFSVEEFQAVGGRVPIQQLLYWVSSIESRSSHPMASVLVDYAQSKSVEPKSDNVTEFQIYPGEGIYGEIDGEGVYIGNKRILSRASCETVPDMKDMKRVTIGYVACKKELIGVFSLSDSCRTGSAEAIKELRSLGIKSVMLTGDSAVAAAYAQNQLGNILDEVHSELLPEDKVRIVDELKAKYGPTLMIGDGMNDAPALAKADVGVSMGVSGSAVAMETSHITLMSNDIRRIPKAVQLARRTHRTIIVNIIFSVITKLAIVGLAIAGHPLIWAAVLADVGTCLLVIMYSMLLLRSKGGRNAKKCCASSQHGSHAKKHCVSGHCSDGPCKSTGSCKESSSGKHGCHDHGHSHTHCKELGNQQPTEKHACHDHGHSHSHCKEPSNQVVTEKHACHDHEHTHKHCKEPGNQVLIENHGCHDHGHTHDHCKELSSQHFINKHDCHDNDHSHCKETITSQHSDSNSACHEHEHSHCEEDNHSHPAGEHACHEHEHSHCEDHNHSQSIVEHACHDHDHEHEHHCHAEQKPADTHHCHEHEHDHGEIEESEKDGHAELQLHHNHCCHEPHGLEKKIATVQEFSISISSLPDENHNHQNQCSHHSEEHKVEDCTNHLKAKDTVPPPTDRWSRNCCSVTSNKGCGSKGKDVCSSWQAVCARETSRCCRSYVKCPRTRSCCSHTMLKLPEIVVE, encoded by the exons ATGTCATCACTAATGAGCATGACACCACAAAAGGCTGTTCTAGCAGAGACTGGGCAAGTGGTTGCGGCTCAGGATGTCAAGGTCAATACAGTAATAGCTGTCAAAGCTGGGGAAGTCATCCCAATTGATGGTGTTGTTGCCGATGGACGGAGTGAGGTTGATGAGAGTACCCTCACTGGGGAGTCCTTCCCGGTGGCAAAGCAGCCAGAGTCCCAGGTCTGGGCTGGCACGCTCAACATAGATG GCTATATTGCTGTGAGGACAACTGCTATGGCTGACAACTCTGCAGTGGCTAAAATGGCAAGGCTAGTTGAAGAAGCACAAAACAGTCGATCCAATACACAGAGGCTGATTGATACATGCGCCAAGTACTACACACCCG CTGTTGTTGTCATGGCTGCGGCAGTAGCAGTGATCCCTGTGGTGATCAGAGCACACAACCTCAAACACATGTTTCAATTGGcccttgtccttctagtgagtGCTTGCCCATGTGCTCTGGTGCTGTCGACGCCAGTTGCCACCTTCTGCGCTCTACTCACGGCTGCAAGGACAGGGCTCCTAATCAAAGGAGGGGATGTCCTTGAATCCTTGGCGAAGATCAAAATTGCTGCTTTTGACAAGACCGGTACAATTACTAGAGGAGAGTTCTCTGTCGAGGAATTCCAGGCAGTTGGTGGACGTGTCCCCATACAACAACTTCTTTACTG GGTTTCAAGCATTGAAAGCAGATCAAGCCACCCAATGGCATCCGTGCTTGTTGACTATGCTCAATCAAAATCAGTGGAACCCAAATCTGATAATGTTACCGAGTTCCAAATCTATCCTGGAGAGGGGATATATGGTGAAATTGATGGGGAAGGAGTTTATATTGGGAATAAAAGAATTTTGTCAAGGGCCTCGTGTGAAACAG TTCCGGACATGAAAGACATGAAGAGGGTTACTATTGGATATGTCGCCTGCAAAAAGGAATTGATTGGAGTATTTAGTCTGTCGGATTCCTGCCGAACTGGATCAGCTGAAGCCATCAAGGAGCTAAGATCACTGGGTATCAAGTCAGTGATGCTTACTGGGGATAGTGCTGTAGCAGCTGCATATGCACAGAACCAG CTTGGGAACATCCTAGACGAGGTTCACTCTGAACTTCTCCCAGAGGACAAAGTGAGAATTGTTGATGAACTCAAGGCAAAATATGGTCCTACGCTGATGATTGGCGATGGCATGAATGATGCCCCAGCATTGGCTAAGGCTGATGTTGGAGTCTCAATGGGTGTATCTGGATCAGCTGTTGCAATGGAGACGAGTCACATTACGCTGATGTCGAATGACATCCGCAGGATTCCAAAGGCTGTCCAGCTGGCACGGAGAACACACCGGACGATCATTGTGAACATCATCTTCTCAGTGATTACTAAGCTTGCAATTGTTGGACTTGCTATTGCGGGACATCCACTTATTTGGGCAGCCGTCCTGGCAGATGTGGGCACATGCTTGCTGGTGATCATGTACAGCATGTTGTTATTGAGATCCAAGGGCGGTCGGAATGCAAAGAAATGTTGTGCCTCTTCACAGCATGGATCACACGCAAAGAAGCATTGTGTTTCTGGCCACTGCTCAGATGGTCCGTGCAAGTCGACAGGCAGTTGCAAAGAATCGTCTTCTGGTAAGCATGGTTGTCATGATCATGGTCATAGCCACACCCACTGCAAAGAGCTGGGCAACCAGCAGCCTACAGAAAAGCATGCTTGCCATGATCACGGCCACAGCCACAGCCACTGCAAAGAGCCCAGCAACCAGGTGGTTACAGAAAAGCATGCTTGCCATGACCACGAACATACTCATAAGCACTGCAAAGAGCCAGGCAACCAGGTGCTTATTGAAAACCATGGTTGCCATGATCATGGCCATACCCATGACCACTGCAAGGAGCTGAGCAGCCAGCACTTCATCAACAAGCATGATTGCCATGACAATGACCATAGCCACTGCAAAGAAACCATTACTTCACAGCATTCTGACAGCAACAGCGCATGCCATGAGCATGAGCATAGCCACTGTGAAGAAGACAACCATTCACATCCTGCAGGTGAGCAtgcttgccatgagcatgagcATAGCCACTGTGAAGATCATAACCATTCACAGTCTATAGTTGAGCATGCTTGCCACGACCATGATCATGAGCACGAGCATCACTGCCATGCTGAGCAGAAGCCTGCTGATACACACCACTGCCATGAGCATGAGCATGACCATGGGGAGATTGAGGAATCAGAAAAGGATGGCCATGCCGAGTTACAGCTCCACCACAATCATTGCTGCCATGAACCTCATGGCCTGGAGAAGAAGATTGCAACAGTTCAGGAATTCTCTATCTCAATCAGTTCATTACCTGATGAGAATCACAATCATCAGAACCAGTGCAGCCACCACAGTGAAGAACACAAGGTGGAAGACTGCACGAACCATCTGAAGGCGAAAGACACTGTTCCACCTCCCACCGACCGTTGGAGCAGAAACTGTTGCAGCGTGACTAGCAATAAGGGTTGCGGAAGCAAAGGGAAAGACGTCTGCTCGAGCTGGCAAGCTGTGTGCGCCAGGGAGACCAGCCGGTGCTGCAGGAGCTACGTGAAGTGCCCCAGGACGAGGAGCTGCTGCAGCCACACCATGCTGAAACTGCCCGAGATCGTGGTAGAGTAG
- the LOC112888693 gene encoding cadmium/zinc-transporting ATPase HMA2-like isoform X2, whose translation MNHKSEKDLIVLDVSDFATAGMSSLMSMTPQKAVLAETGQVVAAQDVKVNTVIAVKAGEVIPIDGVVADGRSEVDESTLTGESFPVAKQPESQVWAGTLNIDGYIAVRTTAMADNSAVAKMARLVEEAQNSRSNTQRLIDTCAKYYTPAVVVMAAAVAVIPVVIRAHNLKHMFQLALVLLVSACPCALVLSTPVATFCALLTAARTGLLIKGGDVLESLAKIKIAAFDKTGTITRGEFSVEEFQAVGGRVPIQQLLYWVSSIESRSSHPMASVLVDYAQSKSVEPKSDNVTEFQIYPGEGIYGEIDGEGVYIGNKRILSRASCETVPDMKDMKRVTIGYVACKKELIGVFSLSDSCRTGSAEAIKELRSLGIKSVMLTGDSAVAAAYAQNQLGNILDEVHSELLPEDKVRIVDELKAKYGPTLMIGDGMNDAPALAKADVGVSMGVSGSAVAMETSHITLMSNDIRRIPKAVQLARRTHRTIIVNIIFSVITKLAIVGLAIAGHPLIWAAVLADVGTCLLVIMYSMLLLRSKGGRNAKKCCASSQHGSHAKKHCVSGHCSDGPCKSTGSCKESSSGKHGCHDHGHSHTHCKELGNQQPTEKHACHDHGHSHSHCKEPSNQVVTEKHACHDHEHTHKHCKEPGNQVLIENHGCHDHGHTHDHCKELSSQHFINKHDCHDNDHSHCKETITSQHSDSNSACHEHEHSHCEEDNHSHPAGEHACHEHEHSHCEDHNHSQSIVEHACHDHDHEHEHHCHAEQKPADTHHCHEHEHDHGEIEESEKDGHAELQLHHNHCCHEPHGLEKKIATVQEFSISISSLPDENHNHQNQCSHHSEEHKVEDCTNHLKAKDTVPPPTDRWSRNCCSVTSNKGCGSKGKDVCSSWQAVCARETSRCCRSYVKCPRTRSCCSHTMLKLPEIVVE comes from the exons ATGAACCACAAATCAGAGAAGGATCTAATTGTTCTTGACGTATCAGATTTT GCGACTGCTGGGATGTCATCACTAATGAGCATGACACCACAAAAGGCTGTTCTAGCAGAGACTGGGCAAGTGGTTGCGGCTCAGGATGTCAAGGTCAATACAGTAATAGCTGTCAAAGCTGGGGAAGTCATCCCAATTGATGGTGTTGTTGCCGATGGACGGAGTGAGGTTGATGAGAGTACCCTCACTGGGGAGTCCTTCCCGGTGGCAAAGCAGCCAGAGTCCCAGGTCTGGGCTGGCACGCTCAACATAGATG GCTATATTGCTGTGAGGACAACTGCTATGGCTGACAACTCTGCAGTGGCTAAAATGGCAAGGCTAGTTGAAGAAGCACAAAACAGTCGATCCAATACACAGAGGCTGATTGATACATGCGCCAAGTACTACACACCCG CTGTTGTTGTCATGGCTGCGGCAGTAGCAGTGATCCCTGTGGTGATCAGAGCACACAACCTCAAACACATGTTTCAATTGGcccttgtccttctagtgagtGCTTGCCCATGTGCTCTGGTGCTGTCGACGCCAGTTGCCACCTTCTGCGCTCTACTCACGGCTGCAAGGACAGGGCTCCTAATCAAAGGAGGGGATGTCCTTGAATCCTTGGCGAAGATCAAAATTGCTGCTTTTGACAAGACCGGTACAATTACTAGAGGAGAGTTCTCTGTCGAGGAATTCCAGGCAGTTGGTGGACGTGTCCCCATACAACAACTTCTTTACTG GGTTTCAAGCATTGAAAGCAGATCAAGCCACCCAATGGCATCCGTGCTTGTTGACTATGCTCAATCAAAATCAGTGGAACCCAAATCTGATAATGTTACCGAGTTCCAAATCTATCCTGGAGAGGGGATATATGGTGAAATTGATGGGGAAGGAGTTTATATTGGGAATAAAAGAATTTTGTCAAGGGCCTCGTGTGAAACAG TTCCGGACATGAAAGACATGAAGAGGGTTACTATTGGATATGTCGCCTGCAAAAAGGAATTGATTGGAGTATTTAGTCTGTCGGATTCCTGCCGAACTGGATCAGCTGAAGCCATCAAGGAGCTAAGATCACTGGGTATCAAGTCAGTGATGCTTACTGGGGATAGTGCTGTAGCAGCTGCATATGCACAGAACCAG CTTGGGAACATCCTAGACGAGGTTCACTCTGAACTTCTCCCAGAGGACAAAGTGAGAATTGTTGATGAACTCAAGGCAAAATATGGTCCTACGCTGATGATTGGCGATGGCATGAATGATGCCCCAGCATTGGCTAAGGCTGATGTTGGAGTCTCAATGGGTGTATCTGGATCAGCTGTTGCAATGGAGACGAGTCACATTACGCTGATGTCGAATGACATCCGCAGGATTCCAAAGGCTGTCCAGCTGGCACGGAGAACACACCGGACGATCATTGTGAACATCATCTTCTCAGTGATTACTAAGCTTGCAATTGTTGGACTTGCTATTGCGGGACATCCACTTATTTGGGCAGCCGTCCTGGCAGATGTGGGCACATGCTTGCTGGTGATCATGTACAGCATGTTGTTATTGAGATCCAAGGGCGGTCGGAATGCAAAGAAATGTTGTGCCTCTTCACAGCATGGATCACACGCAAAGAAGCATTGTGTTTCTGGCCACTGCTCAGATGGTCCGTGCAAGTCGACAGGCAGTTGCAAAGAATCGTCTTCTGGTAAGCATGGTTGTCATGATCATGGTCATAGCCACACCCACTGCAAAGAGCTGGGCAACCAGCAGCCTACAGAAAAGCATGCTTGCCATGATCACGGCCACAGCCACAGCCACTGCAAAGAGCCCAGCAACCAGGTGGTTACAGAAAAGCATGCTTGCCATGACCACGAACATACTCATAAGCACTGCAAAGAGCCAGGCAACCAGGTGCTTATTGAAAACCATGGTTGCCATGATCATGGCCATACCCATGACCACTGCAAGGAGCTGAGCAGCCAGCACTTCATCAACAAGCATGATTGCCATGACAATGACCATAGCCACTGCAAAGAAACCATTACTTCACAGCATTCTGACAGCAACAGCGCATGCCATGAGCATGAGCATAGCCACTGTGAAGAAGACAACCATTCACATCCTGCAGGTGAGCAtgcttgccatgagcatgagcATAGCCACTGTGAAGATCATAACCATTCACAGTCTATAGTTGAGCATGCTTGCCACGACCATGATCATGAGCACGAGCATCACTGCCATGCTGAGCAGAAGCCTGCTGATACACACCACTGCCATGAGCATGAGCATGACCATGGGGAGATTGAGGAATCAGAAAAGGATGGCCATGCCGAGTTACAGCTCCACCACAATCATTGCTGCCATGAACCTCATGGCCTGGAGAAGAAGATTGCAACAGTTCAGGAATTCTCTATCTCAATCAGTTCATTACCTGATGAGAATCACAATCATCAGAACCAGTGCAGCCACCACAGTGAAGAACACAAGGTGGAAGACTGCACGAACCATCTGAAGGCGAAAGACACTGTTCCACCTCCCACCGACCGTTGGAGCAGAAACTGTTGCAGCGTGACTAGCAATAAGGGTTGCGGAAGCAAAGGGAAAGACGTCTGCTCGAGCTGGCAAGCTGTGTGCGCCAGGGAGACCAGCCGGTGCTGCAGGAGCTACGTGAAGTGCCCCAGGACGAGGAGCTGCTGCAGCCACACCATGCTGAAACTGCCCGAGATCGTGGTAGAGTAG